In the genome of Paenibacillus pabuli, one region contains:
- the purU gene encoding formyltetrahydrofolate deformylase yields MEIHAKQVRPDVKNRADRARMLISCPDGPGIVAAVSHFLHQHGANIVQSDQYTMDPAGGMFFMRIEFDLPQLSVNLPKLEADFEEVANRFNMDWSLSAVSRKKKLAIFVSKEDHCLVELLWQWQAGDLDADIALVVSNHLDMKDYVESFGIPYHHIPVTADTKKEAEQRQLDVIGNDVDVIILARYMQIISPMFIEHYRNRIINIHHSFLPAFVGGKPYAQAYNRGVKIIGATAHYVTEELDGGPIIEQDVQRVSHGDDVTELKRIGRTIERVVLARAVKWHVEDRVLVHENKTVVF; encoded by the coding sequence ATGGAGATTCACGCTAAACAAGTACGTCCTGATGTTAAAAACCGCGCCGATCGGGCGCGGATGCTCATTTCCTGTCCGGATGGACCGGGAATTGTTGCCGCAGTATCCCATTTCTTGCACCAGCATGGTGCAAACATTGTACAGTCGGACCAATACACAATGGACCCGGCTGGCGGCATGTTTTTTATGCGGATCGAGTTCGATCTTCCACAATTATCGGTGAACCTGCCCAAGCTGGAAGCTGATTTTGAAGAAGTGGCAAACCGTTTCAATATGGATTGGAGTCTTTCCGCGGTTAGCCGCAAGAAGAAACTTGCCATCTTTGTATCCAAGGAGGATCACTGTCTGGTTGAGCTGTTGTGGCAATGGCAGGCTGGCGATCTGGATGCAGACATCGCGCTTGTTGTGAGCAATCATCTGGATATGAAGGACTACGTCGAATCATTTGGCATTCCTTATCATCATATTCCGGTTACAGCAGATACGAAGAAGGAAGCTGAACAGCGCCAATTGGATGTGATTGGTAATGATGTTGATGTAATCATTCTTGCACGTTATATGCAAATCATTTCCCCGATGTTTATTGAGCATTACCGCAACCGAATTATTAACATTCATCACTCGTTTCTGCCAGCCTTTGTCGGCGGTAAACCGTATGCCCAAGCGTACAACCGTGGTGTCAAAATTATCGGTGCAACAGCTCACTATGTTACGGAAGAACTGGATGGCGGACCGATTATTGAGCAGGACGTTCAACGTGTAAGCCACGGGGATGATGTAACCGAGTTGAAACGCATTGGTCGTACCATTGAGCGTGTTGTTCTTGCCCGTGCCGTTAAATGGCATGTTGAAGACCGCGTATTGGTTCATGAAAATAAAACGGTCGTATTTTAA
- the tkt gene encoding transketolase has product MTDKNEAIQKEENNTIDNLSITTVRTLAIDAIEKANSGHPGMPMGSAPMGYQLFAKTMTHNPDHPTWVNRDRFVLSAGHGSMLLYSLLHLSGYDLPMDQLKQFRQWGSKTPGHPEFGHTAGVDATTGPLGQGIAMAVGMAMAEAQLGATYNKDKFNVIDHYTYAICGDGDLMEGVSHESASLAGRLHLGKLIMLFDSNDITLDGKLNLSSSESIAKRFEAYGWQVLRVEDGNDLPAIQKAIEEGQADTLRPTLIEVKTVIGYGSPNKQGKGGHGGTHGSPLGADEAKLTKEFYKWVYEEDFHVPAEVREHFAKVKDRGISANKAWDEKLAEYKKAYPELAAQFETAINGDLPEGWDRDLPKYAATDKALSTRVASGNALNGLAHNVPQLTGGSADLESSTMTHLNNLENFTPEDYSGRNIYFGIREFGMAGAMNGMALHSGVKVFGGTFFVFTDYLRPAVRLAALMGLPVTYVLTHDSIAVGEDGPTHEPIEQLASLRIIPNLTVIRPADGNETSAAWAYALENKSNPVALVLTRQNLPILEGTVEGSRENVKRGAYVVSDAKEGKAVAQIIATGSEVQLAVKAQAALAEQGIQVRVISMPSWDLFEKQDKAYKESVLLPDVKARLAIEMAHPMGWEKYVGDQGDILGISTFGASAPGDRVIQEYGFTVENVVSRVKALL; this is encoded by the coding sequence ATGACTGACAAGAACGAAGCGATTCAAAAGGAAGAAAACAACACCATCGACAATCTGTCAATCACTACTGTACGTACACTGGCGATTGATGCAATCGAGAAGGCAAATTCCGGACACCCGGGAATGCCTATGGGCTCCGCTCCAATGGGGTACCAACTTTTTGCAAAAACGATGACACATAACCCGGACCACCCAACTTGGGTTAACCGGGACCGTTTTGTCCTGTCCGCAGGACACGGCTCCATGTTGCTGTACAGCTTGCTTCACCTGAGCGGGTATGACCTGCCTATGGATCAACTGAAACAGTTCCGTCAATGGGGAAGCAAAACGCCGGGTCACCCGGAATTTGGACATACAGCAGGCGTTGATGCAACAACAGGACCACTGGGCCAAGGTATTGCAATGGCTGTAGGTATGGCTATGGCTGAAGCTCAACTTGGTGCAACATACAATAAAGACAAATTCAACGTAATCGATCACTACACGTACGCGATCTGTGGTGACGGTGACTTGATGGAAGGCGTTTCTCATGAATCAGCTTCCCTGGCAGGACGTCTGCACCTGGGCAAATTGATCATGTTGTTCGACTCCAATGACATCACACTGGATGGTAAATTGAACCTGTCTTCTTCCGAAAGCATTGCGAAGCGTTTTGAAGCTTATGGCTGGCAAGTGCTGCGCGTTGAAGATGGCAACGATCTGCCTGCAATCCAAAAGGCAATCGAAGAAGGTCAAGCAGATACACTTCGTCCTACACTGATCGAGGTTAAAACGGTAATTGGTTACGGCAGCCCGAACAAACAAGGTAAAGGCGGCCACGGCGGTACTCACGGATCTCCACTGGGTGCAGACGAAGCCAAATTGACTAAAGAGTTTTACAAATGGGTTTACGAGGAAGATTTCCACGTACCAGCTGAAGTTCGCGAACACTTTGCTAAAGTGAAAGATCGTGGTATCTCTGCAAACAAAGCATGGGACGAGAAATTGGCCGAGTACAAAAAAGCATATCCAGAGCTGGCTGCTCAGTTCGAAACAGCGATCAATGGCGACCTTCCAGAAGGTTGGGATCGCGATCTGCCTAAATATGCAGCAACTGACAAAGCTCTTTCCACTCGTGTAGCATCGGGTAACGCTCTGAACGGTCTGGCGCACAACGTGCCACAACTGACAGGCGGATCTGCTGACCTTGAGAGCTCTACCATGACTCACCTGAACAATCTGGAGAACTTCACGCCTGAAGATTACTCCGGCCGTAACATCTACTTCGGTATCCGTGAATTCGGTATGGCTGGAGCAATGAACGGTATGGCACTGCACAGTGGTGTGAAAGTATTCGGTGGTACGTTCTTCGTATTTACAGACTACCTGCGTCCAGCTGTTCGTCTGGCTGCCTTGATGGGTCTGCCTGTGACGTATGTTCTGACTCACGACAGTATCGCTGTTGGTGAAGACGGTCCTACGCACGAACCGATCGAGCAACTGGCATCCCTGCGTATCATCCCTAATCTGACGGTTATTCGTCCGGCTGATGGTAATGAAACTTCTGCAGCATGGGCTTATGCGCTTGAGAACAAGAGCAATCCGGTTGCACTCGTACTCACTCGTCAAAACCTGCCGATTCTGGAAGGTACTGTTGAAGGTTCCCGTGAGAACGTGAAACGTGGTGCGTATGTTGTCTCTGATGCAAAAGAAGGCAAAGCTGTGGCACAAATCATCGCTACAGGTTCCGAAGTGCAATTGGCTGTCAAAGCTCAAGCAGCACTTGCTGAACAAGGCATCCAAGTTCGTGTAATCAGCATGCCGAGCTGGGATCTGTTCGAGAAACAGGACAAAGCATACAAAGAATCCGTCCTGCTTCCGGATGTTAAAGCTCGTTTGGCGATTGAAATGGCTCACCCAATGGGCTGGGAAAAATATGTCGGCGACCAAGGCGACATTCTCGGAATCAGCACATTTGGTGCATCCGCGCCTGGCGATCGTGTTATCCAAGAGTATGGTTTCACTGTGGAGAACGTGGTTAGTCGCGTAAAAGCATTGCTGTAA
- a CDS encoding pyrimidine/purine nucleoside phosphorylase, which translates to MSQFDQVSVVKEANIYYEGQVTSRTVILGDGSKVTLGIMLPGNYEFGTDSREIMEILSGDLRVLLPGEEDWQEIQGQATFHVPAESKFKLEIRSVTDYCCSYPAE; encoded by the coding sequence ATGTCACAGTTCGATCAAGTCAGTGTAGTGAAAGAGGCCAACATTTATTATGAGGGCCAGGTAACAAGCAGAACGGTTATTTTGGGGGATGGCAGCAAGGTGACTCTGGGCATTATGCTTCCAGGGAATTATGAGTTCGGCACAGATTCCCGTGAGATTATGGAGATTCTGTCCGGCGACCTGAGAGTATTACTTCCCGGAGAAGAAGATTGGCAAGAGATTCAAGGTCAAGCTACGTTCCACGTGCCTGCCGAATCCAAATTTAAACTGGAGATACGCAGCGTTACCGACTACTGCTGTTCGTACCCGGCGGAATAA
- a CDS encoding glucose-6-phosphate isomerase — MAKKVKFDYSTALQFVNQHEVDYFAEPIRLAHEQLHNGTGTGSDYLGWIDLPTAYDKEEFSRIQKAAAKIQSDSEVLIVIGIGGSYLGARAAIEMLTHSFYNNLPKEKRKTPEIYFAGNNISSTYVTHLLDLVEGKDFSVNVISKSGTTTEPAIAFRIFRAALEKKYGKEEARKRIYATTDKERGALKKLANEEGYESFIIPDDVGGRYSVLTAVGLLPIAAAGINIEEMMQGAADASKEYSNPNVAENEAYQYAAVRNALYRKGKGTEILVNYEPSLHFVSEWWKQLYGESEGKDYKGIYPASVDFSTDLHSMGQFIQEGSRNIFETVIQVAEVSEHISIEADPDDLDGLNFLEGKTMDFVNKKAFQGTLLAHTDGQVPNLIVNIPDMSPYSFGYLVYFFEKACGISGYLLGVNPFDQPGVEAYKKNMFALLGKPGFEEEKAALEARLSE; from the coding sequence ATGGCAAAAAAAGTGAAGTTTGACTACAGCACTGCCCTGCAATTTGTCAATCAGCATGAAGTGGACTATTTCGCTGAACCGATTCGTTTGGCTCACGAGCAGCTCCACAACGGAACAGGTACAGGATCGGATTATCTGGGCTGGATCGACCTGCCTACCGCTTATGACAAAGAAGAGTTCTCCCGTATTCAAAAAGCGGCTGCTAAAATCCAAAGCGATTCTGAAGTACTGATCGTTATCGGTATCGGTGGATCATACCTTGGTGCACGTGCAGCGATTGAGATGCTTACGCATTCTTTCTACAACAACCTGCCTAAAGAAAAACGTAAAACGCCTGAAATCTATTTCGCAGGAAACAACATCAGCTCCACATATGTAACTCATTTGCTGGATCTGGTTGAAGGCAAAGACTTCTCCGTTAACGTCATCTCCAAATCCGGTACTACAACAGAGCCAGCGATTGCTTTCCGTATCTTCCGTGCAGCACTGGAGAAAAAATACGGTAAAGAAGAAGCTCGCAAACGTATCTATGCAACAACGGATAAAGAGCGCGGCGCACTGAAAAAACTGGCGAATGAAGAAGGCTATGAATCCTTCATTATCCCGGATGATGTAGGTGGACGTTACTCCGTTCTGACAGCTGTAGGTTTGCTGCCAATCGCAGCAGCTGGCATCAACATCGAAGAAATGATGCAAGGTGCGGCTGACGCTTCCAAAGAATACAGCAACCCGAACGTAGCGGAGAACGAAGCATATCAATATGCAGCTGTTCGTAACGCACTGTATCGTAAAGGTAAAGGAACAGAGATTCTCGTAAACTACGAGCCATCCCTGCACTTTGTATCCGAATGGTGGAAACAACTGTACGGAGAGAGTGAAGGTAAAGACTATAAAGGAATCTATCCTGCATCCGTTGATTTCTCGACTGACTTGCACTCCATGGGTCAATTCATTCAAGAAGGTAGCCGGAACATCTTCGAAACTGTGATTCAGGTTGCTGAAGTATCGGAACACATCTCCATCGAAGCGGACCCGGATGATCTGGATGGTCTGAATTTCCTTGAAGGAAAAACGATGGACTTTGTTAACAAAAAAGCGTTCCAAGGAACACTGCTTGCACATACAGATGGTCAAGTACCAAACTTGATTGTGAACATTCCAGATATGTCTCCATATTCTTTCGGATATCTGGTATACTTCTTTGAAAAAGCATGCGGCATTAGTGGTTACCTGCTGGGAGTCAATCCATTTGACCAACCAGGCGTGGAAGCTTACAAGAAAAATATGTTCGCTTTGCTGGGCAAACCAGGCTTTGAAGAAGAGAAAGCAGCGCTTGAAGCGAGACTTTCCGAATAA
- a CDS encoding YigZ family protein, with product MIERYRTVRGPGNLEIVIKKSRFIGHIMPVTTEEEANAFIDEIKKKHWNATHNCSAYMIGERDEIQKQSDDGEPSGTAGKPILEVIKNQQLKNVAIVVTRYFGGIMLGAGGLIRAYTDGAVAAIEAGEAITKVLHREVLVELDYTWLGKVENELRSREVRTGETGFTDKVTLTCLPPDSETEAFVAWITDLTQGQSRITEGQRLYFIEGE from the coding sequence ATGATTGAACGTTATCGCACGGTTCGGGGACCGGGCAATCTGGAAATTGTAATCAAAAAGTCGCGATTTATCGGTCATATTATGCCGGTCACGACGGAAGAAGAAGCCAATGCTTTTATTGATGAAATCAAGAAAAAACATTGGAATGCTACTCATAACTGCTCGGCATATATGATTGGTGAGCGTGATGAGATCCAGAAGCAATCCGATGATGGCGAACCAAGCGGAACCGCGGGGAAACCCATTCTTGAAGTGATCAAAAATCAGCAATTGAAAAATGTGGCTATTGTTGTTACACGTTATTTTGGGGGAATTATGCTTGGAGCAGGTGGGTTAATTCGCGCTTATACGGATGGAGCAGTTGCAGCCATTGAAGCGGGGGAAGCGATTACCAAAGTGCTCCATCGTGAAGTGTTGGTTGAACTGGATTACACATGGCTGGGCAAAGTGGAAAATGAATTAAGGAGCCGGGAAGTCCGTACAGGTGAAACTGGATTCACCGATAAGGTTACGTTGACTTGTCTTCCGCCGGATAGTGAAACCGAGGCATTTGTGGCCTGGATCACAGATTTGACGCAAGGGCAATCCCGGATCACGGAGGGACAGCGGCTTTATTTTATTGAAGGGGAATAA
- a CDS encoding TetR/AcrR family transcriptional regulator produces the protein MARRAVEQELSRERILEAARHLFITKGYRAISMRSIGQHLGYSHGSLYYHFKEKAELFYAIVVEDFNHLGHLLLQAMVRPVMGGVSKVEHIMMEFIRFGLENPYQYEIMFMIRDEELLSYCRTEQGRCFELFASIIRQYMNEEGCTEEDIQCVPRTLFLSMHGFISYYIQDRLTFAEIESAALSHVKVLCRNLQHQPGVQ, from the coding sequence ATGGCTAGAAGAGCAGTCGAACAGGAGTTGTCGAGGGAGCGGATACTGGAGGCGGCGAGGCATCTTTTTATTACCAAAGGATACCGCGCCATTTCGATGCGAAGCATCGGCCAGCATCTGGGCTATAGTCATGGGTCGCTGTATTATCATTTTAAGGAAAAGGCAGAGCTGTTTTATGCCATCGTGGTTGAAGATTTTAATCATCTGGGGCATTTGCTGCTGCAAGCCATGGTCAGGCCAGTCATGGGTGGCGTGAGCAAGGTGGAACATATTATGATGGAGTTTATTCGTTTTGGTTTGGAAAATCCGTATCAGTACGAGATCATGTTCATGATTCGGGATGAGGAATTGTTATCGTATTGTCGTACGGAGCAAGGAAGATGCTTTGAATTGTTTGCCTCCATTATTCGGCAATACATGAATGAAGAAGGATGTACGGAAGAGGATATTCAATGTGTACCACGTACGCTGTTTTTATCCATGCATGGATTCATATCGTATTATATTCAGGACCGTTTGACCTTTGCAGAGATTGAATCGGCTGCGTTGTCTCATGTCAAAGTACTCTGCCGAAATCTCCAACACCAGCCTGGCGTCCAATAA
- a CDS encoding secondary thiamine-phosphate synthase enzyme YjbQ, whose translation MLYTKNLSTSRRDEMKDITREVEQVVRDSGVQNGTVLIYCPHTTAGIAINENADPDVKHDVLLRLNEVYPWEHPEYRHAEGNTASHLKSITTGPSQTVIIHEGRLLLGRWQGIYFCEFDGPRQREYVLKIMKG comes from the coding sequence ATGTTATATACGAAGAATCTATCGACATCCAGACGGGATGAGATGAAAGATATTACGCGGGAAGTGGAACAGGTTGTCCGCGATAGCGGTGTGCAGAATGGAACGGTTTTGATTTACTGTCCACATACGACAGCAGGTATAGCAATTAACGAAAATGCTGACCCGGACGTCAAACATGACGTACTGCTTCGCCTGAACGAAGTGTATCCCTGGGAGCATCCCGAATATCGACATGCTGAGGGAAATACGGCTTCTCACTTGAAATCAATCACTACCGGACCATCACAAACGGTGATTATACATGAGGGCAGATTATTGCTTGGCAGATGGCAGGGCATCTATTTTTGCGAATTTGATGGTCCTCGTCAGCGGGAATATGTCCTTAAAATCATGAAAGGCTAG
- the cysT gene encoding sulfate ABC transporter permease subunit CysT has protein sequence MNTVLRHKGWTWGFRSTVLLYFIVLIVLPIIGVYVNSFSEGWSNFIQSIMDPIAWKAVLLTIRLAVIATVINVILGTMIAWVLTRYRFLGRSFLNSLVDLPFALPTAVGGLMIMLLLGPVSAIGKLAESMGFEIVFHQPAIVIAMTFVTFPFVIRAVQPLLEEIDPSEEEASYTMGASKARTFRQVILPSMAPGMISGGMLAFSRALAEFGAVVLVAGNIPGRTLTASVFIYGEIESDNPTGAAAVSVLLLTLSFLILWLINLVQMRGRRR, from the coding sequence ATGAATACCGTTCTTCGTCACAAGGGATGGACTTGGGGATTCCGCAGTACCGTATTGCTATATTTTATCGTACTTATTGTACTTCCAATCATCGGTGTGTACGTCAATTCCTTCTCTGAAGGATGGAGCAACTTTATCCAAAGCATTATGGACCCTATCGCATGGAAAGCCGTGCTGTTAACGATCCGATTGGCAGTAATAGCGACGGTGATTAACGTCATACTGGGAACCATGATTGCCTGGGTGCTGACTCGTTATCGCTTTTTGGGGAGGTCGTTCCTTAACAGTCTGGTAGATCTCCCTTTTGCTCTGCCAACAGCCGTTGGTGGACTGATGATTATGCTGCTCTTGGGTCCGGTCAGTGCCATTGGCAAACTGGCAGAGTCCATGGGGTTTGAAATTGTATTTCACCAGCCTGCGATTGTGATCGCGATGACCTTTGTTACGTTTCCATTTGTCATCCGTGCGGTGCAGCCTTTGCTTGAGGAGATTGATCCTTCGGAGGAAGAAGCATCCTACACGATGGGAGCATCAAAGGCGCGTACATTCAGGCAGGTCATTCTTCCGTCCATGGCTCCGGGCATGATTAGTGGGGGAATGCTCGCCTTCTCCAGAGCACTGGCCGAATTTGGGGCTGTTGTGCTGGTGGCAGGCAATATTCCGGGACGAACATTGACGGCTTCCGTATTTATTTACGGCGAGATCGAAAGTGACAATCCAACCGGTGCCGCGGCCGTTTCCGTACTGCTCTTAACACTCTCTTTCCTGATCCTCTGGCTCATTAATCTGGTGCAGATGCGGGGGAGAAGACGATGA
- a CDS encoding sulfate ABC transporter permease subunit produces the protein MRRLLIGLTFAVFIVLLIIPLGRIFIGAFEDGAGGFLDGLLRPEALHALMMTGLVVLVVTLLNTLFGVMMAIYLVRAGWLSDRVKGLLNSIVDLPYAVSPVIGGLMIVLLLGPNSIMGAFFEGIGFNVVYAFPGMVIATLFVTFPLMVREVMPVLQELGSQQEEAASTLGAYGWRTFWSVTWPSIRWAVVYGLVLTVARSLGEFGAVLVVSGNIMNKTQTATTLVYQDVENFNVAAANGVALVLVTFSVGLLLMMEWAKKRKEVH, from the coding sequence ATGAGGAGACTATTAATCGGACTGACGTTTGCGGTGTTCATTGTACTGCTGATCATCCCGCTTGGACGTATTTTTATTGGTGCATTTGAAGACGGGGCAGGAGGATTCCTGGATGGGCTGTTGCGCCCTGAGGCGCTGCATGCCTTGATGATGACAGGACTTGTTGTACTTGTTGTCACGCTGTTAAATACATTGTTTGGCGTTATGATGGCTATCTATCTGGTTCGCGCCGGCTGGCTGAGTGACCGGGTGAAAGGGCTGCTGAACAGCATTGTGGACCTGCCCTATGCCGTATCGCCAGTCATTGGCGGATTGATGATTGTACTACTGTTGGGTCCCAACAGCATTATGGGCGCTTTTTTTGAAGGCATTGGATTTAATGTGGTCTATGCCTTTCCGGGCATGGTCATTGCAACGTTGTTTGTCACTTTTCCACTGATGGTTCGAGAGGTGATGCCTGTCTTGCAGGAGCTTGGATCTCAGCAGGAAGAGGCTGCGTCGACGCTCGGTGCATATGGCTGGAGAACGTTCTGGAGTGTGACTTGGCCATCGATTCGCTGGGCAGTTGTGTATGGTCTTGTGTTGACGGTTGCACGCTCGCTTGGGGAATTCGGTGCAGTGCTGGTTGTATCGGGTAACATTATGAACAAAACGCAGACGGCAACAACGCTAGTATATCAGGATGTTGAGAATTTTAACGTTGCTGCCGCAAATGGTGTGGCATTGGTACTGGTTACCTTCTCCGTCGGGCTGCTGCTTATGATGGAATGGGCCAAGAAGCGAAAGGAAGTGCATTGA
- a CDS encoding sulfate/molybdate ABC transporter ATP-binding protein produces the protein MHVEVRDLNKHFGDFHAVKDVSFDIAKGHLIGLLGPSGGGKTSILRMLAGLENPGSGEIRFHGKVVNHLPPQERGIGFVFQNYALFKHMTVFDNIAFGLKVKKTPKAQIRDRVMELVELTGLKGFEQRYPHQLSGGQRQRVAFARALAPEPQLLLLDEPFAAIDAKIRQELRSWLRELIERVGITSIFVTHDQDEAIEVADEIMIISQGRLEQKGTPWDIYKNPETPFVATFIGESTVVEDASQLKGFEHAVEGERTRALIRPEYIEIGLKNEFSMLSATEKGIVRHLHFRGSEWMVEVEVEGHKLITYRSLEKTTLQVGQQIRVLVHRAYLFNDSHSWVVENRLKEDPMPVII, from the coding sequence ATGCATGTGGAAGTCCGTGATCTGAACAAACATTTCGGTGATTTTCATGCGGTAAAAGATGTCTCGTTCGATATTGCCAAAGGCCATCTGATCGGTTTGCTGGGACCCAGCGGAGGTGGGAAAACGTCCATTCTGCGTATGCTTGCAGGGCTGGAGAACCCGGGTTCCGGAGAGATTCGTTTTCACGGAAAGGTCGTAAACCATCTGCCTCCGCAGGAGCGGGGAATCGGATTTGTATTTCAGAACTATGCCTTGTTCAAACATATGACGGTATTTGATAATATCGCCTTTGGACTCAAGGTCAAAAAGACACCCAAGGCCCAGATCCGTGATCGGGTCATGGAGCTGGTGGAATTGACGGGGCTGAAAGGTTTCGAACAGCGTTATCCACATCAGTTGTCTGGTGGACAGCGGCAGCGTGTCGCTTTTGCCAGAGCATTGGCCCCTGAGCCACAGCTGCTGCTGCTGGATGAGCCGTTTGCCGCCATTGATGCCAAGATCCGTCAGGAACTGCGTTCATGGCTCAGAGAGCTGATTGAGCGGGTAGGCATCACTTCAATTTTTGTAACTCATGACCAGGATGAAGCGATTGAAGTGGCAGACGAAATCATGATTATCAGCCAAGGCCGTTTGGAGCAAAAGGGTACCCCATGGGATATTTATAAAAACCCGGAGACTCCTTTTGTTGCCACATTTATCGGGGAATCCACTGTCGTGGAGGACGCTTCACAGCTTAAGGGCTTTGAACATGCAGTGGAAGGGGAGCGCACACGTGCGCTGATCCGGCCTGAGTATATCGAGATCGGTTTGAAGAACGAGTTTAGCATGCTGTCCGCTACTGAAAAGGGGATCGTCAGACACCTTCATTTCCGTGGAAGTGAATGGATGGTGGAAGTTGAAGTCGAGGGTCATAAACTCATAACGTATCGTTCCCTCGAAAAAACAACCTTGCAAGTCGGTCAACAGATTCGGGTGCTTGTGCATCGGGCATATCTGTTCAATGATTCCCATAGCTGGGTTGTTGAGAACCGCTTGAAGGAAGATCCAATGCCAGTCATCATCTAA
- a CDS encoding sulfate ABC transporter substrate-binding protein: MQTRKKKIMPLYVVLMLLLVCMTVGCSKQENASEQNGTSTGDQSNTLVIGAYSVAKDAVGELLPKFQEEWKAKTGQTVHFQESYEASGTQARAIVGGFEADVALLAMESDIDKLVKADLVSSNWKQTPNDGMITRSIVVLGTRAGNPLGIRDFEDLTKPGVKVLYPNPKTSGGAQWDINAIYGAGLKLSEEQGKKDPAVAKAFLEKVHENVESLDKSGRSSMAAFEYGVGDVIVTYENELLARIAKGVNYDIVVPKNTILIENPAVVVNKYADKHGNRELAEAFVAYLQTPEAQRIFAKHGFRSVDPEVFAETKSSFPTPEGLFDINYLGGWDKVRSTLYSKRGVWYQVLAGL; encoded by the coding sequence ATGCAGACGAGGAAGAAAAAGATCATGCCTTTGTATGTTGTCCTCATGCTTCTGCTCGTCTGCATGACCGTTGGATGCAGTAAGCAGGAGAATGCGAGCGAACAGAACGGAACCTCGACCGGCGACCAATCCAATACGTTGGTTATCGGTGCGTACAGCGTAGCCAAAGACGCCGTCGGAGAATTATTGCCCAAATTTCAGGAGGAATGGAAAGCCAAGACTGGACAGACGGTTCACTTTCAAGAATCGTATGAAGCTTCCGGCACACAAGCCAGAGCGATTGTTGGTGGATTCGAAGCTGATGTTGCGCTTCTAGCGATGGAAAGTGATATCGATAAGCTGGTCAAGGCCGATCTGGTTAGCTCCAATTGGAAACAGACGCCGAATGATGGCATGATCACCCGCTCGATTGTTGTTCTCGGTACAAGAGCAGGCAACCCGCTGGGGATTCGCGATTTTGAAGATTTGACCAAGCCGGGGGTTAAGGTGCTTTATCCTAATCCGAAGACGTCAGGCGGAGCGCAGTGGGATATTAATGCCATCTATGGTGCAGGATTGAAGTTATCTGAGGAGCAAGGGAAGAAAGATCCTGCCGTGGCGAAAGCCTTTTTGGAAAAAGTGCATGAGAATGTCGAGTCACTGGATAAGAGTGGTCGCTCCTCCATGGCGGCTTTTGAATATGGCGTAGGTGACGTTATCGTCACGTATGAAAATGAATTGCTTGCCCGGATTGCCAAGGGTGTAAATTATGACATCGTGGTTCCCAAAAACACGATCCTGATTGAGAATCCGGCAGTTGTTGTGAACAAATATGCGGATAAGCATGGCAATCGTGAATTGGCGGAGGCTTTTGTAGCCTATCTGCAAACACCGGAAGCACAGCGTATTTTTGCCAAGCATGGTTTCCGCTCGGTAGACCCTGAGGTGTTTGCAGAGACGAAGTCCTCGTTCCCAACGCCTGAAGGACTGTTCGATATTAACTACCTCGGTGGTTGGGACAAAGTACGCAGTACACTGTATTCCAAACGAGGGGTGTGGTACCAGGTGCTGGCGGGATTGTAG